The sequence below is a genomic window from Draconibacterium halophilum.
CCATCGGTGAGCAAAATAACCGGCACCATTCTTTCCAATGCAATTTTTGATGCCAGAAAAGCATAATAGAAACAGTCTGATGGCGTACTGGCTGCCAATACCACAACCGGACTTTCACCGTTACGTCCGTATAAAGCCTGCATTAAATCTGATTGCTCGGTTTTTGTTGGTAAACCAGTTGATGGGCCACCACGTTGTACGTTTACAATAACAAGCGGTAGTTCAGCCATAACAGCCAAACCAATTGCTTCTCCTTTTAATGCTAACCCGGGACCCGAAGTAGTTGTTATGGCCAGGTCGCCTGCAAACGAAGCGCCAATAGCCGAACAAATACCTGCAATCTCATCCTCTGCCTGGAATGTTTTTACGCCAAGATCTTTTCGTTCTGTTAATGCCGATAAAATATCGGTGGCAGGAGTAATTGGGTACGATCCCAAGAACAATTCCAACCCTGATTTTTCAGCAGCAGCTAAAAATCCCCAGGCGGTGGCATGGTTACCATTTATATTTCGGTATGTACCGTTTTCAATGTCTGCCGGATTCACCAGGTAGCTTGGTGTCATGTGTTGCATGGTTAATCCATAGTTGTAACCATCGTGCAATACTTTAATATTAGAATCAACAACAACCGGCTTCTTTTTAAATTTATTTTTTACAAATTCTTCTACATATTCAAGCGGGCGGTTAAACATCCAGCATACCAAACCTAAAGCAAACATATTTTTGCTTCGTAGTACACTTTTATTATCCAGGCCAAAATCCTTTAACCCTTCTTTTGTAAGGCTCGAGATCGGAACCGAAATCTTGAAATAATCTTCCAGGTTACATTCTGCAAAAGGATCATCCGTTTCAAAATTAGCCTTTTTCAGGTTTTTTTCTGTAAACGAATCCGAATCGTATATTATAGTACCCCCGGGCTCTAAAAAACGCGCATTAGCTTTAATTGCCGCAGGATTCATGGCAACCAATACATTCGCATTATCTCCCGGGGTATTCACTTGTTTTTGTCCAAATTGTACCTGAAACCCCGATACACCACCTACTGTCCCTTGTGGTGCACGTATTTCGGACGGGTAATCCGGAAAGGTAGAAATATCATTTCCAAGAAGCGCTGTAGTATCGGAAAACAAGGTTCCGGTAAGCTGCATTCCATCGCCGGAATCGCCAGAAAACCTAATGGTTACTTCGTCCAGTTCGATAACTTTAGTTTCTTTCATCTCATTAAAATTTATAGCTTTTAGCTGTATTCGATGTAACTCGCTTTAAATCTCTCTTTCTAGTGCGAAAAATTATACCTGCTCGTTTCATCTCTAAAAATATTTGAATTCATTTTTGAAAAAGAACGGTTTATTTTAACACAACCCAATTTTCAAATTTTAGTTATTTTCTTTTAAGTCTGTATAATTCATAAAAAAAACGCCTCCAAAACTACTAAATCATAATTTTAGAACCGGTTTTCATCAAGGTCGATCGAAATAATCTAAAGCAAATGTAACCATTATTTAACAAGATTTGAATGACTTATGCGATAGTTTTTTGGTTTTCTTATTTTTGTAATCAATTTAAACTCTATTCAGATAATGGCAATAATAAAAGAGCTAAACGATAAGAAACCAAAAATAGGAAAAGACTGTTTTTTGGCTGAAACTGCAACACTAATCGGCGATGTGGAAATTGGTGATAACTGCAGCATTTGGTATAGTGCTGTTCTTCGCGGCGATGTGCATTATATTAAAATTGGTAATAATACGAATGTGCAGGACAATGCCACCATTCATGCTACTTACCAAAAAAGCCCCACTCATATTGGCAATAACGTTACCATTGCACACGGAGCTATCGTTCATGGTTGTACATTAAAAGATAATGTAATGATTGGTATGAACGCCGTAATTCTCGACAACGCAATTGTTGAAAGCAACTCGATTGTTGCAGCAGGCTCGGTAGTTACAAAAGGTACACGTGTTGAATCGGGCAGTGTTTACGCAGGCGTCCCGGCACGGAAGGTAAAGGATATAAGTCCCGAATTGCTGCACGGCGAAGTGGAACGAATTGCAAATGCCTACCACATGTATTCAAGCTGGTATAAGTAAATAAAGAAGCACGAAGACAAAAGTCCGAAGTAATAATAAATAAGAACCAAAAAATTAAAAGAATGAAACCAACCTTACTCATATTGGCTGCCGGAATGGGAAGTCGTTTTGGAGGATTGAAACAAATTGAACCTGTTGGCCCAAACGGAGAAGCAATTATTGACTACACCATATTCGACGCTATTCGTGCCGGTTTTGGCAAAGTAGTTTTTGTTATTCGCGAAAGTTTTGCCGATGCTTTTAAGGAAAAGTTTGATGCTAAATTAAGGGACAAAATTGATGTGGAATACGTTTTCCAGGAACTGGATAACTTGCCCGAAGGATTTACATTGCCCGAAGGGCGCGAAAAACCATGGGGAACAGCACATGCAATTCTGGTTGCCAAAAATGTAATTAACGAGCCGTTTTGCGCCATCAACGCCGACGACTTCTACGGAGATGGAGCCTACCAGATTATGGCCGACTTCCTGAACAACTCGGTGCAGGAACAAACTTACTCAATGATCGGCTACCAACTTAAAAACACGCTGTCGGAACACGGATCGGTCTCGCGGGGTATGTGCACGGTGAATGAAAACGACAACCTGGTAAAGATTGTTGAAACACACAACATTTTCAAAAAAGAAAATGCTGCCGTAACCATCGCGGAAGATGGTTCGGAAACTCCTTTAACAGGAAACGAAAGAGTATCGATGAATTTCTGGGGTTTTCATCCATCTATTTTCGAAGCGCTGGAAAGAAAATTCGTAAAGTTTCTCGAAACCGAAATCGATAAACCAAAATCGGAAATGTACATCCCGTCGGTGGTTTTTGAAATGATTGGGGACAACGATGTGGAAGTGAAAGTGTTGGAAGCCAATTCGCCGTGGTTTGGCGTAACCTACCAGGAGGATAAACCGATTGTGGTAAATAAAATTAAAACACTTATTAACGAAGGCGTATATCCCGAAAAACTCTGGAAATAATTATACGATTTTAAAGCACGAAGCTGGGACCAAATTCTTCCGACTTCGTGCTTCTGCCTACTAATTTTTACAATATCTGAACTAACATGACTGATTTAAAAAACATTGCACAAAACTTTCAACTTGATGCTGAAATTGAAAATGTAAAACCACTGGGCGAGGGTTTTATCAACGATACTTTTATTATTGAATCGAAAGACGGCGGGCCAAAATATATTCTACAGCGTAAGAACAAAAACATCTTCTCGCCTATTCCATCCATGATGGAGAACATTCAAAAAGTTTGTACACACATTAAAAAGAAAGTTGTTGACGCCGGGGGTGATCCAATGCGCGAAGCAATGACCATCATTCCCACAAAAGACGAAAAGCTTTATTTTCTTGATCACGAGGATGAATACTGGGCAGTTTGTCTGTTTATAAAAGACACCATTGCATACGAAGCAGCAGAAACCCCGGAACTGGCTTATGCCGGCGGAAAAGGAATTGGGAAGTTCCAATCGCTGGTAGCCGATTTGCAAGAACCTCTTGTTAATATTCTACCCGGTTTTCATGATATCCGCTATCGTTTTAAACAATGGGAAGAGGTGCTGGAGAAAGATACAGCGGGCAGGAAAGAAAAGGTGAGCGAAGAAATTTCATGGATAGAAAGCAGAAAAGATGAAATGCTTAATTTCTGGGAGTTAGTGGAAAATGGTACAATTCCAACACGTATCAGCCATAACGACACAAAAATAAACAACATTCTTTTTGATAAAAATGGGGATGTGCTTTGCGTTATCGATTTAGATACCGTACTCAGCAGCACCGTTTTAAACGACTTTGGCGATGCGATGCGCTTTTATACCAACACCGGCAAAGAAGACGATGAGAACCTCGACAATGTTTCGATGGACATGGCAATTTTTAAAGCTTTTGCTAAAGGATACCTGGAAGAAACAGCATCGTTCCTAAGCGCCAAAGAAATCGAATACCTGGCTTTTTCGGCACGTTATATTACCTACGAACAAGTACTGCGATTCCTAATGGATTATATTGACGGAGATAATTATTACAAAACAAAATCACCCGATCATAATTTGATTCGCACACGTGCACAATACAGATTATTGCAAAGTATGGAGGATCAGTTTGAAACGATGGATGATTTTGTAAAATCGTATGTTGCTGAACTCAAGAATTAGAAAGTACACCTGCTAAAGGTGTACTGTTTTAGCTTTTACTTCACTCCCCATAAATAAAGCTGCTTTGCTTTCAAAAGTTGCGGCCGATTCTGTGGTTTGATATTCCAGACTTACGCCTTTACTGAGCCGTTTTTCCATTTCAGGATGACGCTTAAGGTAATCAACCAGTTTTTCAGCAACAATTGCTCCCTGAGTTAATATATTTATATTCTCAGGTACATATTTTTTAATCACATCAATGAGCAGAGGATAATGCGTACAACCCAATATAAGTGTATCTATTGATTTATCTTTCTGAAAAACAGATTCAATGTTTTTCTGCACGAAATAATCGGCACCTGAATTTTCAATTTCATTATTTTCAACCAAAGGCACCCACATCGGGCAAGCTTCCTGAATTGTTGACCTTACTCTTCCTTCCGACCATTTTTTCAACTCAATCGGATACGATTCTGATACAACTGTTCCAACAGTTCCCAATACGCCAACATGTCCGTTCTTTGTTATTTCTGAGACTTTCTCAACACTTGGTCGAATCACTCCAAGTACACGGTTTTCGGGAGCCAGATGCGGCAAATCCAACATTTGAATATTGCGCAAAGCCTTTGCCGAAGCCGTGTTACAGGCAAGAATTACCAGCGGGCATCCCTGTGCAAACAAGTACTTTACCGCCTGCAAAGTGTAATCGTAAACCACATCAAACGAACGGGTTCCGTATGGTGTACGGGCATTGTCGCCAAGGTATAAAAAGTCGTATT
It includes:
- a CDS encoding 2-oxoacid:acceptor oxidoreductase subunit alpha, translating into MKETKVIELDEVTIRFSGDSGDGMQLTGTLFSDTTALLGNDISTFPDYPSEIRAPQGTVGGVSGFQVQFGQKQVNTPGDNANVLVAMNPAAIKANARFLEPGGTIIYDSDSFTEKNLKKANFETDDPFAECNLEDYFKISVPISSLTKEGLKDFGLDNKSVLRSKNMFALGLVCWMFNRPLEYVEEFVKNKFKKKPVVVDSNIKVLHDGYNYGLTMQHMTPSYLVNPADIENGTYRNINGNHATAWGFLAAAEKSGLELFLGSYPITPATDILSALTERKDLGVKTFQAEDEIAGICSAIGASFAGDLAITTTSGPGLALKGEAIGLAVMAELPLVIVNVQRGGPSTGLPTKTEQSDLMQALYGRNGESPVVVLAASTPSDCFYYAFLASKIALERMVPVILLTDGFLGNGSEPWKIPTMADMPSITPRIAKDSDEFLAYKRDVATLAREWAHPGMAGFEHRIGGLEKNVTGTVSHDPENHQKNSEIREEKVQRVVDMIPDLEICGDEDGGDILVVSWGGTFGHTASSVREMRLAGKSVSLAHFNYIKPLPKNTKEVFSKFKKIIVCELNLGQFAAYLRNELPEFSYYQANKVKGLPFTVSELKESITKLLED
- a CDS encoding gamma carbonic anhydrase family protein, which produces MAIIKELNDKKPKIGKDCFLAETATLIGDVEIGDNCSIWYSAVLRGDVHYIKIGNNTNVQDNATIHATYQKSPTHIGNNVTIAHGAIVHGCTLKDNVMIGMNAVILDNAIVESNSIVAAGSVVTKGTRVESGSVYAGVPARKVKDISPELLHGEVERIANAYHMYSSWYK
- a CDS encoding nucleotidyltransferase family protein is translated as MKPTLLILAAGMGSRFGGLKQIEPVGPNGEAIIDYTIFDAIRAGFGKVVFVIRESFADAFKEKFDAKLRDKIDVEYVFQELDNLPEGFTLPEGREKPWGTAHAILVAKNVINEPFCAINADDFYGDGAYQIMADFLNNSVQEQTYSMIGYQLKNTLSEHGSVSRGMCTVNENDNLVKIVETHNIFKKENAAVTIAEDGSETPLTGNERVSMNFWGFHPSIFEALERKFVKFLETEIDKPKSEMYIPSVVFEMIGDNDVEVKVLEANSPWFGVTYQEDKPIVVNKIKTLINEGVYPEKLWK
- a CDS encoding phosphotransferase enzyme family protein gives rise to the protein MTDLKNIAQNFQLDAEIENVKPLGEGFINDTFIIESKDGGPKYILQRKNKNIFSPIPSMMENIQKVCTHIKKKVVDAGGDPMREAMTIIPTKDEKLYFLDHEDEYWAVCLFIKDTIAYEAAETPELAYAGGKGIGKFQSLVADLQEPLVNILPGFHDIRYRFKQWEEVLEKDTAGRKEKVSEEISWIESRKDEMLNFWELVENGTIPTRISHNDTKINNILFDKNGDVLCVIDLDTVLSSTVLNDFGDAMRFYTNTGKEDDENLDNVSMDMAIFKAFAKGYLEETASFLSAKEIEYLAFSARYITYEQVLRFLMDYIDGDNYYKTKSPDHNLIRTRAQYRLLQSMEDQFETMDDFVKSYVAELKN
- the murI gene encoding glutamate racemase, coding for MKSSPIGVFDSGYGGLTVLKELIKWMPEYDFLYLGDNARTPYGTRSFDVVYDYTLQAVKYLFAQGCPLVILACNTASAKALRNIQMLDLPHLAPENRVLGVIRPSVEKVSEITKNGHVGVLGTVGTVVSESYPIELKKWSEGRVRSTIQEACPMWVPLVENNEIENSGADYFVQKNIESVFQKDKSIDTLILGCTHYPLLIDVIKKYVPENINILTQGAIVAEKLVDYLKRHPEMEKRLSKGVSLEYQTTESAATFESKAALFMGSEVKAKTVHL